A stretch of the Candidatus Jettenia sp. AMX2 genome encodes the following:
- a CDS encoding TIGR03936 family radical SAM-associated protein translates to MRLRFTKEKDIHFISHHDLMKVFERAVRRAGIPVAMSKGFNPHPKLSIPLALSVGVTGKDEIFELELIRPIPPEVLTENLGKQLPKEIQILSSEILPDSGKDVVRSIVYEVIFSNTDFLKTLKIDEFLQKTSILVDRTKDGCRKLFNIRPSIEDIQVRHNRLVLMIRIMPDGMARPDEILCALSVSRENEFFEIIRTKVNLSSA, encoded by the coding sequence ATACGTCTTCGCTTTACTAAGGAAAAAGACATTCATTTTATCTCGCATCATGATCTGATGAAGGTTTTTGAAAGAGCTGTCAGAAGGGCCGGCATCCCTGTTGCAATGTCAAAAGGTTTTAACCCTCACCCAAAATTATCCATTCCTTTAGCCTTGAGTGTAGGAGTAACCGGAAAAGACGAGATTTTTGAACTGGAATTGATCAGACCGATACCGCCAGAGGTGCTCACTGAAAATCTGGGGAAGCAATTACCCAAGGAGATTCAAATCCTCTCCTCTGAAATCCTGCCGGATTCCGGAAAGGATGTTGTTCGGAGTATCGTATATGAAGTTATTTTCAGTAACACTGATTTCTTAAAGACACTAAAGATCGATGAGTTTTTACAAAAAACATCCATTCTTGTGGATAGGACAAAGGATGGTTGCCGGAAATTATTTAATATCCGGCCATCTATCGAAGATATTCAGGTAAGACACAACCGCTTGGTTCTTATGATAAGGATAATGCCAGATGGTATGGCAAGACCAGATGAAATACTTTGTGCCTTAAGTGTTTCAAGAGAAAACGAGTTCTTTGAAATTATCAGAACAAAAGTTAACCTTTCTTCTGCCTGA